One Oleidesulfovibrio alaskensis DSM 16109 genomic region harbors:
- a CDS encoding chemotaxis protein CheA, which translates to MSQDFMDPEIFADFILEAKEHLETIEPNLLELENSPDNLSLLNEIFRPMHSLKGASGFLGLNRINSLAHKAENILDELRKGEMSVSSEIMDVILSATDALRQMIDNLDVTGQEGDVEIASIVEIIDAIMAGGGIAAPAPSASEEEQPREQQEDSSSDDDSADSSAAQSAAERVFVNLEPYALTAFGEGHLRDFVEEARDISENLNAGLLELETNPHAEGDLVNDLFRYFHNLKGNSGIIGFAELNSLTHEAETLLNKVRKGEMPSSHALVDLLLVVVDYIDAMVERIDATTGVATPVRIDDLLERLQKAVTEGIIDAPARPAGQQAAAQPEAPQESAPAQQEPSSAVAPGVDPDDLNVFRDTVSQQFESIRIALAELSKDSSQKDFVDALFRSLVTVQNSCGYMGLEETKVYAERTAKLVDQARSSDLDFSLMTDLLEQECAILKDMVDAQLTQLSSPAASTGADDAAEPAGDSPAARQAGKTDPPAAPVQKEKAAPAVAPAAKPAPAPRPSAKPAPKPAAPKPAAPAKPAAAPQAGGAAQPPAGNDQQAVHKGKSSSTIRVDHEKLDHLMNLIGELIINRNRYTMLARRLEGETDVNVADVAQNLTETTYAMARISDDLQDTIMKVRMVPVSSVFSRFPRLVRDLSRKSGKEVELIMEGEETELDKSVVEVIGDPLVHLIRNAMDHGVEPEEDRIAKGKRPKGRVWLRAYHKGNSVAIEIEDVGKGIDPERMREVAVNKGIISPEEAKSLDDREAMELIFAPGFSSAETITDISGRGVGMDVVRTNIKNLKGSVSIQSEIGKGTRFILSLPLTLAIIDALMVNVSGETYAIPLDAVSETTKIEAERLTDVNNRKAVTLRGEVLGIVTLSELLGLEGTTEDDEVLSVVVIHDNDRRLGLVVDRLLERQEIVIKPLGEYLGDLRGISGATIMGDGSVVLILDPHEIYLMATSKAV; encoded by the coding sequence ATGAGTCAGGATTTCATGGATCCGGAAATATTCGCCGACTTTATTCTGGAAGCGAAAGAGCATCTGGAGACTATCGAGCCGAATCTGCTTGAGCTTGAGAATTCTCCCGATAACCTTTCGTTGCTTAATGAAATTTTCCGGCCCATGCACTCTCTCAAGGGGGCGTCCGGATTTCTGGGGCTGAACAGAATAAACTCCCTTGCGCATAAGGCCGAAAATATTCTTGATGAACTGCGCAAAGGAGAGATGTCTGTCTCTTCGGAAATCATGGATGTGATTCTGTCTGCGACAGATGCTTTGCGCCAGATGATTGATAATCTGGATGTTACCGGGCAGGAAGGCGATGTTGAGATAGCGTCTATTGTTGAAATCATTGACGCCATTATGGCAGGAGGCGGCATAGCCGCGCCTGCGCCGTCTGCTTCTGAGGAAGAACAGCCCCGCGAGCAGCAGGAAGACTCGTCGTCTGACGATGACAGCGCAGATTCTTCTGCTGCACAGAGTGCGGCAGAGCGTGTCTTTGTGAATCTGGAACCCTATGCCCTGACAGCCTTCGGTGAAGGGCATCTGCGTGATTTTGTCGAAGAAGCCAGAGATATATCTGAAAACCTGAATGCGGGGTTGCTGGAGCTGGAAACCAACCCTCATGCGGAAGGTGATCTGGTTAACGACCTGTTCAGATATTTTCATAATCTCAAGGGTAATAGCGGAATTATCGGTTTTGCCGAGTTGAACAGCCTGACGCACGAAGCGGAAACCCTGCTCAATAAAGTGCGTAAAGGCGAGATGCCGTCTTCGCATGCGCTGGTTGATCTGCTGCTTGTGGTCGTGGACTATATTGACGCCATGGTGGAACGCATTGATGCGACCACGGGGGTAGCCACGCCCGTGCGCATCGACGACCTGCTGGAAAGGCTGCAGAAGGCGGTTACCGAAGGCATTATCGATGCCCCTGCCCGACCTGCCGGTCAGCAGGCGGCCGCACAGCCGGAAGCCCCTCAGGAGTCCGCTCCTGCACAGCAGGAGCCTTCATCCGCTGTGGCACCCGGTGTTGATCCTGACGATCTGAATGTTTTCCGTGATACGGTTTCACAGCAGTTTGAAAGTATCCGCATCGCGCTGGCTGAACTGAGCAAAGACAGCAGCCAGAAAGATTTTGTGGATGCCTTGTTCCGCTCGCTGGTCACCGTGCAGAATTCCTGCGGATACATGGGGCTGGAAGAGACAAAGGTGTACGCCGAGCGCACGGCTAAGCTGGTTGATCAGGCCCGCTCCAGTGATCTTGATTTTTCTCTTATGACAGACCTGCTTGAGCAGGAATGTGCCATTCTGAAAGATATGGTTGACGCCCAGCTGACGCAGCTCAGTTCTCCTGCTGCCTCAACAGGCGCTGACGATGCGGCAGAACCGGCGGGCGACAGTCCGGCCGCCAGACAGGCCGGAAAAACAGACCCCCCCGCGGCGCCCGTGCAGAAAGAAAAGGCAGCACCTGCAGTTGCTCCCGCAGCAAAACCGGCTCCTGCGCCCCGGCCTTCTGCCAAGCCGGCACCCAAGCCTGCTGCTCCAAAGCCTGCCGCTCCGGCCAAGCCGGCTGCCGCACCGCAGGCAGGCGGGGCGGCCCAGCCTCCGGCCGGCAATGACCAGCAGGCAGTACACAAGGGGAAGTCCTCTTCCACCATACGCGTTGACCACGAAAAGCTTGATCACCTGATGAATCTCATCGGTGAGCTGATAATCAACCGTAACAGATACACTATGCTGGCCCGCAGACTTGAAGGCGAGACAGATGTGAACGTGGCGGACGTGGCGCAGAATCTGACTGAAACCACCTATGCCATGGCGCGCATTTCCGATGACCTGCAGGACACCATCATGAAAGTGCGCATGGTGCCTGTTTCTTCTGTGTTCTCACGTTTTCCCAGACTGGTACGCGATCTTTCGCGCAAAAGCGGGAAAGAAGTGGAACTCATCATGGAAGGCGAGGAAACAGAGCTGGATAAAAGCGTGGTTGAGGTCATCGGTGACCCGCTGGTTCACCTTATCCGTAATGCCATGGACCACGGCGTTGAACCCGAAGAAGACCGTATAGCCAAAGGCAAGCGTCCTAAAGGGCGGGTATGGCTGCGGGCATACCACAAAGGCAACTCGGTCGCCATTGAGATTGAAGATGTCGGTAAAGGCATTGACCCTGAAAGAATGCGCGAAGTCGCAGTGAATAAAGGCATCATCAGTCCGGAGGAAGCCAAGTCTCTGGATGACCGTGAAGCCATGGAGCTGATTTTTGCCCCGGGATTTTCATCTGCAGAGACCATTACGGATATTTCCGGTCGTGGTGTGGGCATGGACGTGGTGCGCACCAACATTAAAAATCTCAAGGGCAGTGTCAGTATCCAGTCCGAGATAGGCAAGGGAACGCGGTTCATTCTTTCCCTGCCGCTCACGCTGGCAATTATCGATGCACTTATGGTCAATGTTTCAGGTGAGACATACGCCATACCGCTTGATGCGGTGTCCGAGACCACCAAGATAGAGGCCGAGCGTCTGACTGATGTGAACAACCGCAAGGCGGTGACCCTGCGCGGCGAAGTGCTCGGCATAGTCACCCTGTCCGAGTTGCTCGGGCTGGAAGGTACCACGGAAGATGACGAAGTGCTTTCTGTGGTTGTCATCCATGATAATGACCGCCGTCTGGGGCTTGTGGTGGACAGGCTGCTGGAACGTCAGGAAATAGTCATCAAGCCGCTGGGTGAATATCTGGGGGATCTGAGGGGGATTTCCGGCGCCACCATTATGGGGGACGGCAGCGTTGTGCTGATCCTTGATCCGCACGAAATATATCTGATGGCCACATCCAAGGCTGTATAA
- a CDS encoding response regulator gives MSKHILIVDDSKTVRNLVAFIMKKEGFRVTMAEDGLDGLEKLYSAEETVDLIISDVNMPRMDGFTFIKTVREQDTYRDLPIVVLSTEGQEKDIQMGMSLGANLYMVKPAQPDKMVKNIKMLLG, from the coding sequence ATGAGTAAACATATATTGATAGTCGATGACTCCAAAACAGTACGCAACCTTGTTGCTTTCATTATGAAGAAAGAAGGCTTCAGGGTGACCATGGCGGAAGACGGGCTGGACGGACTGGAAAAACTCTATTCTGCCGAAGAAACTGTGGATCTTATCATTTCAGACGTTAATATGCCGCGTATGGATGGTTTTACCTTTATCAAGACTGTGCGTGAGCAGGACACATACCGCGATCTGCCCATTGTGGTGCTTTCTACGGAAGGGCAGGAGAAAGATATTCAGATGGGTATGAGTCTGGGGGCCAATCTGTATATGGTTAAACCTGCCCAGCCTGACAAGATGGTTAAAAACATCAAAATGCTGCTGGGCTAA
- a CDS encoding chemotaxis protein CheW — protein sequence MVKTPEEYFQEQDFGTDSKVEDRRFTDAERAFMQKYLGMDEQDVLQRMGREQEPDAVMTLAPPQSAPAAEPATQGHDAQPASGLLHEELEDQLKTLEEVQMVSFYLGEQEFTVPIMAVQEVIRFMQPTKLPAAPRFIAGMVNLRGRVTPLVYLRDLLGIVAREGDDGRFIVICKRKGLQVGLIIDRVHTMYRVPQRTIDWNIESRLGTSVDFVSGLMNSNERLVSIISVDRIVARVLQS from the coding sequence ATGGTGAAAACACCCGAAGAATACTTTCAGGAGCAGGACTTCGGCACGGACAGCAAGGTGGAAGACCGCCGTTTTACCGATGCCGAGCGTGCATTCATGCAGAAATATCTGGGCATGGATGAACAGGATGTGCTGCAACGGATGGGCAGAGAGCAGGAACCTGATGCCGTGATGACGCTTGCCCCGCCGCAGAGCGCGCCGGCGGCGGAACCTGCGACGCAGGGCCACGATGCACAGCCGGCTTCCGGTCTGCTGCATGAAGAGCTGGAAGACCAGCTGAAGACGTTGGAAGAAGTCCAGATGGTCAGTTTTTATCTGGGCGAACAGGAATTTACGGTGCCCATTATGGCTGTGCAGGAAGTGATCCGCTTTATGCAGCCCACAAAACTGCCCGCGGCTCCGCGTTTTATCGCCGGTATGGTGAACCTGCGCGGCAGGGTGACTCCGCTGGTATATCTGCGTGATCTTTTGGGTATTGTCGCCAGAGAAGGAGACGACGGCCGTTTCATTGTCATTTGCAAGCGCAAGGGATTGCAGGTGGGGCTTATTATAGACAGAGTGCACACCATGTACCGTGTACCGCAACGCACCATTGACTGGAACATTGAATCCCGGCTGGGAACCTCTGTCGATTTTGTTTCGGGACTGATGAATTCGAACGAGCGTCTGGTAAGCATCATCTCTGTCGACCGCATTGTCGCGCGGGTTCTGCAAAGTTAA
- a CDS encoding ParA family protein, which translates to MGARVLAVANQKGGVGKTTTTLTLAAALADRGNRVLIMDLDPHACASVHLRYYPEELVGTAYDLFSGDGQDTAALWKQIRHRHEMQPFDVVPAHIRLSELEVDLRSRKGKGTILQQALKAVEDDYDYIVLDCPPHVGILLVNAIVAADLLIIPIQTDFLALHGLKLLFDTVRVLNKAMPEPVRYKALATMYDKRAGACNRVLDLIGRKMGDNMFRSVIGIDTKFREASAQGKVIYDIDRNSRGAKAYEALAEEIATLW; encoded by the coding sequence GTGGGCGCACGGGTGCTGGCAGTTGCAAACCAGAAAGGCGGAGTGGGCAAGACCACGACTACGCTTACCTTGGCCGCTGCACTGGCAGACAGGGGAAACAGAGTTCTGATAATGGATCTTGACCCGCATGCCTGTGCTTCCGTGCACTTGCGGTATTACCCTGAAGAACTGGTGGGCACGGCATATGATCTGTTTTCAGGCGACGGACAGGATACCGCAGCGCTGTGGAAACAGATCAGGCACCGGCATGAAATGCAGCCCTTTGATGTGGTTCCTGCCCACATCCGGCTTTCAGAGCTTGAAGTTGATCTGCGGAGCAGAAAAGGAAAAGGAACCATTCTGCAGCAGGCATTGAAGGCGGTGGAGGACGATTATGATTATATCGTGCTGGACTGTCCGCCGCATGTGGGCATTTTGCTGGTCAACGCCATTGTGGCAGCTGATCTGCTGATAATTCCCATACAGACAGATTTTCTGGCACTGCACGGGCTTAAGCTGCTGTTTGACACCGTACGGGTGCTCAATAAGGCCATGCCGGAACCCGTGCGGTACAAAGCGCTGGCCACCATGTACGACAAGCGGGCGGGGGCCTGTAACAGAGTGCTTGATCTTATCGGCCGTAAAATGGGCGACAATATGTTCAGGTCGGTCATAGGCATTGATACCAAGTTCAGAGAAGCCAGCGCACAGGGCAAGGTGATTTACGATATCGACCGTAACAGCAGAGGGGCGAAGGCATACGAAGCCCTGGCAGAAGAGATTGCGACACTATGGTGA
- a CDS encoding CheR family methyltransferase, with the protein MSSLFSKSITLRKEQKITDEEFSQLRDFIYDQCGIYIADNRKYLIENRLANRLKELNLKTYGEYFYYLRYDAGRKQELSRLFEVVTTNETSFFRNPPQLKVFEEKVLSAVLADLRASRSKRLRIWSAGCSTGEEPYTLAIILHEILRSEIASWDIKITANDLSEAVLHAARRGIYTEYALRTTPPEIISKYFIKEGSNFKIKPELKKLVNFGQINLSDRMQLKRVERSQIVFCRNVIIYFDDEMKKQVISSFYDNLTPGGYLLIGHSESLHNITRAFKPEHHQGAIVYRKLE; encoded by the coding sequence ATGTCGTCACTGTTTTCCAAGTCGATCACGCTACGTAAAGAGCAGAAGATCACCGATGAAGAATTTTCGCAGTTGCGGGATTTCATCTATGATCAGTGCGGCATCTATATTGCGGATAACAGGAAGTATCTGATTGAAAACCGGCTTGCCAACAGGCTCAAAGAGCTGAATCTGAAGACCTATGGCGAGTATTTTTATTATCTGCGGTACGATGCCGGCAGAAAGCAGGAACTTTCACGACTTTTTGAAGTGGTTACCACCAACGAAACAAGCTTTTTCCGTAATCCGCCGCAGCTCAAGGTTTTTGAGGAAAAAGTTCTTTCCGCCGTACTGGCCGATCTGCGTGCGTCCCGCTCGAAGCGGCTGCGCATATGGTCTGCCGGCTGTTCCACAGGGGAAGAGCCTTACACGCTGGCCATTATTCTGCATGAAATCCTGCGGTCTGAAATCGCATCGTGGGATATTAAAATAACCGCCAATGATCTTTCCGAAGCCGTGCTGCATGCCGCAAGAAGAGGCATTTACACCGAGTATGCATTGCGCACCACGCCGCCGGAAATCATTTCGAAATACTTCATCAAGGAAGGCAGCAATTTTAAGATCAAGCCGGAACTGAAGAAGCTTGTCAATTTCGGGCAGATAAACCTGAGCGACAGGATGCAGCTTAAGCGTGTGGAGCGCTCGCAGATTGTTTTTTGCCGAAACGTGATCATCTATTTTGATGACGAGATGAAAAAACAGGTGATCAGTTCGTTTTATGATAACCTGACACCGGGCGGATATCTGCTTATCGGGCACTCTGAATCGCTGCATAATATCACCAGAGCCTTCAAACCGGAGCATCATCAGGGTGCCATCGTATACAGAAAGCTTGAATAA
- a CDS encoding HEAT repeat domain-containing protein: protein MAEHRQILEQLSSDNTELVREAAFAAGDMGLKDAVPLLAGHLQSANLGVQEAAEQAIRKIGGTAAVRAVIPLLRSDDAPARNISMDILREIGADDFDSLTRLLHDEDPDMRIFASDILGSCARVEAVRPLCEALLRDPEVNVRYQAAVSLGNLAFSEAAECLNSALHDEEWVQFSVIEALTKIRAESSVNALVRALDYSSDLVASMIVDALGEMGNIKAVSLLLKRLESSPAPLRNKIVKAVVQLLGGKLLKLLSDKEHERFREYLLVAIQDEEEDIQDAAVVGLGFMGGEQATKAVMDVAARLDADRDHERLVRAVECLAAVGPNHALENELHSDDEYRVRIAVEAIAGMQDASSVIPVLKEIFWDKPRDVQRALMTVLASVCGAEDSAFFLEILEKHNDGNVLKSALAFVGDKGDVAAVGGTLFALLEHPYDDVKEAALDACIALGGDDMMRRFRILFESEDALNRMMATYALGRLGVDDNIDLLEGALEDAVPDIRKVALEAVADVCSDISSRLDMVLPRLHDENSEVRLALVELLGKCRCADVTAPLLQALGDQDDWVRMRAAEALGGLRTAEALPALVNMLQDESPLVVIKAIEALGNTGGKTAFRALMSMMDSDSIEIQEAAEQAIGRIQEQGEDA from the coding sequence ATGGCTGAGCATCGTCAGATTCTTGAGCAGCTGAGCAGTGATAATACGGAACTGGTGCGCGAAGCAGCCTTTGCTGCCGGAGATATGGGGTTGAAAGATGCCGTGCCGTTGCTGGCCGGGCATCTGCAAAGCGCCAATCTGGGAGTTCAGGAAGCTGCAGAGCAGGCGATAAGAAAGATAGGCGGCACGGCCGCTGTGCGTGCGGTTATTCCGTTGCTGCGTTCCGACGATGCCCCTGCCCGTAACATTTCGATGGACATCCTGCGCGAAATCGGCGCCGACGATTTCGATTCGCTTACCCGGCTTCTGCATGATGAAGATCCGGATATGCGTATTTTTGCTTCGGATATTCTTGGATCATGCGCACGGGTTGAGGCTGTGCGTCCTCTGTGCGAAGCCCTGCTGCGCGACCCGGAAGTCAACGTGCGCTATCAGGCCGCCGTCAGTCTGGGCAATCTGGCCTTTTCCGAGGCTGCGGAATGCCTGAACAGTGCCTTGCATGATGAGGAGTGGGTTCAGTTTTCCGTAATTGAGGCGCTTACAAAAATCAGGGCGGAATCTTCTGTCAATGCTCTGGTGCGCGCTCTCGATTATTCGTCTGATCTGGTGGCATCCATGATTGTGGATGCGCTGGGCGAGATGGGCAACATAAAGGCTGTCAGCCTGTTGCTTAAACGGCTCGAATCTTCCCCTGCGCCGCTGCGAAATAAAATAGTCAAGGCTGTTGTGCAGCTGCTTGGCGGAAAACTGCTTAAACTGCTTTCCGACAAGGAGCATGAGCGGTTCCGCGAGTATCTGCTTGTGGCCATTCAGGATGAAGAAGAAGACATTCAGGATGCTGCAGTGGTCGGGCTGGGCTTTATGGGCGGCGAGCAGGCCACAAAAGCCGTCATGGATGTGGCAGCCCGTCTGGACGCGGACAGAGACCACGAACGTCTGGTGCGTGCCGTGGAGTGCCTTGCTGCTGTGGGGCCGAATCACGCTCTGGAAAACGAACTGCATTCCGATGATGAATACCGTGTGCGCATAGCTGTGGAAGCCATAGCGGGCATGCAGGATGCCTCTTCCGTCATACCGGTGCTTAAAGAAATATTCTGGGACAAGCCGCGCGATGTGCAGCGTGCGCTTATGACCGTTCTTGCTTCGGTGTGCGGTGCCGAAGATTCAGCTTTTTTCCTGGAAATTCTTGAAAAGCATAACGACGGCAATGTGCTGAAAAGCGCTTTGGCGTTTGTGGGGGACAAAGGCGATGTGGCCGCTGTGGGCGGCACGCTGTTTGCCCTGCTGGAACATCCGTACGATGACGTGAAAGAGGCGGCGCTGGATGCCTGCATAGCGCTCGGCGGCGATGATATGATGCGGCGCTTCCGCATTTTGTTTGAAAGTGAAGATGCGCTGAACAGGATGATGGCTACCTATGCGCTGGGCAGGCTGGGTGTTGATGATAACATCGACCTGCTTGAAGGCGCGCTGGAAGACGCCGTTCCGGACATAAGAAAGGTGGCGCTGGAAGCTGTGGCTGACGTGTGCAGTGATATTTCTTCACGGCTTGATATGGTGCTGCCGCGCCTGCATGATGAAAACAGCGAAGTGCGGCTTGCACTTGTTGAACTGCTGGGCAAATGCCGTTGTGCCGACGTTACCGCACCGTTACTGCAGGCGCTGGGCGATCAGGACGACTGGGTGCGGATGCGGGCGGCTGAAGCTCTGGGCGGGTTGCGGACTGCAGAGGCTCTGCCTGCACTGGTGAACATGCTGCAAGATGAGAGCCCCCTTGTTGTCATCAAAGCCATTGAAGCGCTGGGCAACACCGGTGGCAAGACTGCTTTCCGGGCTCTCATGTCCATGATGGATTCGGACAGCATCGAGATTCAGGAAGCGGCAGAGCAGGCTATCGGTCGTATTCAGGAACAAGGAGAGGACGCATAG
- a CDS encoding protein-glutamate methylesterase/protein-glutamine glutaminase, which yields MIKVVVVDDSAFMRKALSSMLEKDPGISVVATARNGEEGLEQIRKHDPDVVTLDIEMPRMDGLTALRHIMMEMPRPVLMVSSLTVEGAEATLKAMELGAVDFIPKQLSTVSLDIVKIEKDLQEKVKAISRRRVPGRPFRPAPAVRPAAPAALRATPRPSAAPSSAASSTGTLQVAGGKPVRDVVAIGVSTGGPPAVQKVLSRLPQDFPVGIVIAQHMPAAFTGPFAKRLDGVCAIAVKEAEDGEMLMPGKAYIAPGGKHVRVRNTRGRLTLEVSAEPAEALYKPSANELMESAGLALGRRSLGVILTGMGSDGLEGIKVLKQKGGHALAQSDSTCVVYGMPKAIVDAGLADSVVDIDDMAQAIMNAVYK from the coding sequence GTGATAAAAGTCGTCGTTGTTGATGATTCCGCCTTTATGCGCAAGGCTCTCAGCAGCATGCTGGAGAAAGACCCCGGTATTTCCGTGGTTGCCACGGCACGCAACGGTGAAGAAGGGCTGGAGCAGATACGTAAACATGACCCTGATGTGGTCACGCTTGATATTGAAATGCCCCGCATGGACGGGTTGACGGCACTGCGCCATATAATGATGGAAATGCCCCGCCCGGTGCTCATGGTCAGCTCGCTGACCGTGGAAGGGGCGGAAGCGACCCTGAAGGCGATGGAGCTGGGCGCTGTTGATTTTATTCCCAAACAGCTTTCCACTGTGTCGCTCGATATCGTTAAAATTGAAAAAGACCTGCAGGAAAAGGTAAAGGCCATTTCCCGTCGCAGGGTTCCGGGCCGGCCTTTCCGTCCTGCCCCCGCGGTCCGTCCTGCTGCCCCTGCCGCTCTGCGTGCCACGCCGCGGCCTTCCGCTGCTCCCTCATCCGCTGCTTCTTCAACGGGAACGCTGCAGGTTGCCGGTGGCAAGCCGGTGCGCGATGTGGTGGCCATCGGGGTGTCCACAGGGGGACCTCCGGCTGTGCAGAAAGTGCTTTCACGTCTGCCGCAGGATTTTCCCGTGGGTATTGTCATTGCTCAGCACATGCCCGCTGCGTTTACCGGGCCGTTTGCCAAAAGGCTTGACGGGGTGTGCGCCATTGCCGTCAAAGAAGCCGAAGACGGCGAGATGCTGATGCCGGGCAAGGCCTACATTGCGCCCGGCGGCAAACATGTGCGGGTCAGAAACACCCGCGGCCGCCTGACTCTGGAAGTGTCTGCCGAACCGGCAGAGGCGCTTTACAAGCCTTCCGCCAATGAGCTTATGGAATCTGCCGGTCTTGCTCTCGGGCGACGTTCGCTCGGTGTCATTCTTACCGGTATGGGCAGTGACGGGCTGGAAGGTATCAAGGTGCTCAAGCAGAAAGGTGGGCATGCTCTGGCGCAGAGTGACTCCACCTGCGTTGTGTACGGTATGCCCAAAGCGATTGTCGACGCCGGTCTGGCTGACAGTGTCGTCGATATCGACGATATGGCGCAGGCCATTATGAATGCTGTTTATAAGTGA
- a CDS encoding flagellin produces the protein MSLIINHNLMALNAANNLGNSYSKLATSIRRLSSGLRVGTAADDAAGLAIREIMRSDIAALNQGIRNANDAISLIQTADGALQVIDEKLIRMKELAEQAATGTYTSAQRLIIDSEYQAMASEITRIANSTDFNGIHLLNGHLSGATHDGSGLVATGKLKVHFGTANDSAEDYYYIQIGASTASALGVGTQAGTSAKAASISTQSAAQAALAALEDAIVSKDKIRANLGAIQNRLENTITNLQIQSENLQAAESRISDVDVSLEMTEFTRQQILSQSAVAMLSQANTLPRLALNLLGA, from the coding sequence ATGTCTCTTATTATCAACCACAACTTGATGGCCCTTAATGCGGCGAACAACCTCGGCAACTCGTACAGCAAGCTTGCCACCTCCATCCGCCGTCTTTCATCGGGGCTGCGAGTGGGAACAGCAGCCGACGACGCCGCCGGTCTGGCAATCCGCGAAATCATGCGTTCGGACATTGCCGCCCTTAATCAGGGCATCCGCAACGCCAACGATGCAATTTCGCTTATCCAGACGGCCGACGGCGCTCTGCAGGTCATCGACGAAAAACTCATCCGTATGAAGGAGCTGGCCGAACAGGCCGCAACGGGTACATACACCTCGGCCCAGCGTCTGATAATCGACTCCGAATATCAGGCCATGGCCTCGGAAATCACCCGAATAGCCAACTCCACAGACTTCAACGGCATCCATCTGCTCAACGGGCACCTTTCCGGCGCCACCCATGATGGAAGCGGCCTTGTGGCAACCGGTAAACTCAAGGTGCACTTCGGCACAGCCAACGACTCGGCGGAAGACTATTACTACATCCAGATCGGCGCCTCCACGGCATCTGCACTGGGCGTAGGCACGCAGGCGGGCACCTCTGCCAAAGCGGCCAGCATTTCCACCCAGTCCGCGGCACAGGCTGCACTGGCAGCCCTTGAGGACGCCATCGTGTCAAAGGATAAAATCCGGGCAAACCTCGGAGCCATCCAGAACCGGCTGGAAAACACCATAACCAACTTGCAGATCCAGTCCGAAAACCTGCAGGCGGCGGAATCACGTATTTCCGACGTGGACGTCTCTCTGGAGATGACAGAATTCACACGCCAGCAAATTCTGTCACAGTCCGCGGTCGCCATGCTGTCACAGGCCAACACGCTCCCCAGACTGGCCCTGAATCTTCTCGGGGCCTGA